Proteins from a single region of Candidatus Latescibacter sp.:
- a CDS encoding acetylxylan esterase, whose protein sequence is MKTLLSLLFRSIPIFCISAIFMFLFSANACAQTEDLTVLKGWRQYAGADQALYNEIVREAYSYLDSRDAALARIKTPEEWKGYITGIRQKLRDAFGPLPEKTPLNARTTGEFEHEGVKVEKVIFESRPGFQVTGCFFKPAQAKGRLPVVLYVCGHSVDGFRSEPYQAVILNLARKGIAVFAIDPVGQGERLQYFDPRKNTSVIGGPTNEHSYAGLPYLLLGRTMAMVRLWDGIRAIDYLVARPDVDPGKIGVHGRSGGGTMSAYIGAMDSRIAAAAPECYITSFRRLFQSIGPQDAEQNLLGQISSGLDHGDFILARAPKPTLIVTTTRDMFSIQGARETVQAARPAFKALGAEENLRMIEDDAPHQSTKLNRERVYAFFMKTFGVSGSPDDETIPSIHPELLKVTSTGQTASAGSKTVYDFIRDDSQSILKNLENSRKQAAVHSEKVRRAVQALSGFSQAKKLSETVFAGRFRHEGYSIEKLIIDAEAPLPIPALAFVPDGGGKHPGVLYVSQKGKESDTGTGGLVESLVRNGYLVLAVDLPGFGELSSSVKGDDSVIRGISYNLVFGAQLIGGSVTGIQAGAASRALRYLALRPDAAPGKLSALSRGLTGPALIHAAAFEKSLSALALVESPLSWESILHHRFYDQGIGSTIVPSALLSYDLPDLLGLLAPRPCMLVDALDGDGKPASTELSDRVTGMVKSFYGQNADVLTAENTDSQIQLTGFILRWLVRYNPAR, encoded by the coding sequence ATGAAAACCCTTTTGTCCTTGCTCTTTCGTTCTATTCCAATCTTCTGTATCTCAGCAATCTTTATGTTTCTTTTCTCCGCAAACGCCTGCGCGCAGACGGAAGACCTCACTGTCCTGAAAGGCTGGAGGCAGTATGCCGGGGCCGACCAGGCGCTCTATAACGAGATTGTGCGTGAAGCCTATTCATACCTTGACAGTCGCGATGCCGCCCTGGCGCGAATCAAAACCCCCGAGGAATGGAAAGGATATATTACCGGCATCAGGCAGAAACTCCGTGATGCATTCGGCCCGCTGCCGGAAAAAACACCGCTGAACGCCCGCACAACCGGGGAATTCGAGCATGAGGGGGTTAAGGTTGAGAAGGTGATTTTCGAGTCGCGCCCCGGATTCCAGGTTACCGGCTGTTTCTTCAAACCGGCGCAGGCAAAGGGGAGGCTTCCCGTAGTCCTGTATGTTTGCGGCCATTCCGTGGACGGGTTTAGGTCGGAGCCGTATCAGGCAGTGATCCTCAACCTTGCCCGCAAGGGGATAGCGGTTTTCGCCATCGATCCGGTGGGTCAGGGCGAGCGTCTGCAATACTTTGACCCCCGGAAGAATACATCGGTCATCGGGGGGCCGACGAACGAACATTCCTATGCCGGTCTCCCCTATCTTCTCCTGGGGCGGACGATGGCCATGGTTCGCCTCTGGGACGGCATCCGGGCGATTGACTATCTTGTTGCGAGGCCGGATGTCGATCCCGGAAAGATCGGCGTGCACGGCCGTTCCGGAGGAGGCACTATGTCGGCGTACATCGGCGCCATGGACAGCCGGATTGCCGCGGCAGCCCCGGAATGTTACATAACCAGCTTCCGCCGCCTTTTCCAGTCCATCGGCCCGCAGGATGCGGAGCAGAACCTGCTCGGTCAGATTTCGTCCGGACTCGACCACGGCGATTTCATCCTGGCCCGCGCGCCTAAACCGACCTTGATAGTCACCACCACCCGCGACATGTTCAGCATCCAGGGCGCCCGTGAGACTGTTCAGGCGGCCCGCCCCGCATTCAAGGCGCTGGGAGCGGAGGAGAACCTGCGGATGATCGAGGATGACGCCCCCCATCAATCTACAAAACTGAATCGTGAGCGGGTATATGCGTTTTTCATGAAAACCTTCGGTGTGAGCGGCAGCCCCGATGATGAAACCATCCCTTCGATCCACCCGGAGCTTCTCAAGGTCACCTCGACCGGACAAACAGCCTCCGCAGGTTCAAAAACCGTCTATGACTTCATCCGAGATGACTCTCAAAGCATTCTCAAGAATCTTGAAAATTCCCGGAAACAGGCGGCAGTGCACTCGGAAAAAGTCCGCAGGGCTGTTCAGGCTCTCTCCGGTTTTTCTCAGGCGAAAAAGCTCTCCGAAACGGTTTTTGCCGGGAGGTTTCGGCATGAAGGGTATTCTATCGAGAAACTGATCATCGACGCCGAAGCACCACTCCCTATACCGGCGCTGGCATTTGTTCCGGATGGCGGAGGAAAACATCCGGGGGTACTGTATGTGAGTCAGAAGGGTAAAGAGAGCGATACCGGGACCGGCGGGCTGGTCGAATCGCTCGTACGCAACGGGTATCTTGTACTGGCGGTAGATCTTCCCGGCTTCGGGGAGCTGTCAAGCAGCGTAAAGGGCGATGATTCGGTCATCCGGGGGATAAGCTATAACCTCGTTTTCGGCGCCCAGCTCATCGGCGGCAGTGTGACCGGAATCCAGGCCGGGGCAGCATCCCGCGCCCTGCGGTATCTGGCTTTACGGCCTGATGCGGCGCCCGGCAAACTATCCGCCCTTTCGCGGGGCTTAACCGGCCCCGCGCTTATCCATGCCGCTGCGTTCGAAAAATCCCTTTCCGCTTTGGCGCTGGTCGAATCTCCGCTTTCCTGGGAATCGATCCTGCATCACCGGTTTTATGATCAGGGAATCGGCTCCACCATTGTGCCTTCCGCGCTCCTTTCCTATGATCTGCCGGATCTCCTGGGACTTCTCGCTCCCCGCCCCTGCATGCTTGTGGATGCTCTGGACGGAGACGGGAAGCCTGCTTCCACGGAGCTAAGTGATCGGGTGACCGGGATGGTGAAATCTTTCTATGGACAGAATGCGGATGTCCTGACTGCAGAGAATACCGATTCTCAAATTCAGTTGACGGGTTTTATTCTGCGCTGGCTGGTGAGATATAATCCAGCGCGATGA
- a CDS encoding M28 family peptidase produces MRRRHFMQTALALPLAAGCSAMKPSLHGPGLVDTPEKRQTYLSKMLKALVTDLGPHPIGSPQFDKALAIVKKELESAGFTTTLDTIEFSQWVLRTKVDLTVGGKAVEACPSPGTRGTSPEGLTGTLKKNASATIPYYLIDSAGNTIAIVTIAPKGKACPRSWMTYDKEPGGITNVCVGKQDVSILEAAVSEKTPVHLHYIVDYIPGKKTSNLIGTLPGESPDQIVYYAHLDTTYNAPGANDNTSSVIMLLMIAHALSGTRPKKTVRIMATTGEEYAWLGVKHLAQTWKADGTLQKIKFIACFDGVSWGPDMSIITKDKELMDILLAITKDLHLKGTPEWRNGSDSGRETRPLRDAGLTARGLVCDSVPDSDMNAITWHRPEDVAATVRFEPVEIAFQLFKEFLNRIQNM; encoded by the coding sequence ATGAGAAGACGTCATTTTATGCAAACCGCGCTGGCGCTGCCGCTTGCAGCCGGCTGTTCCGCCATGAAACCCTCCCTGCACGGCCCCGGCCTCGTGGACACACCGGAAAAGAGGCAAACATATCTTTCGAAAATGCTGAAAGCCCTTGTCACCGATCTTGGCCCGCACCCCATCGGTTCCCCGCAGTTTGACAAAGCGCTGGCGATAGTTAAAAAGGAGCTGGAATCGGCCGGATTCACAACTACGCTCGATACCATCGAATTCAGCCAGTGGGTTTTGAGAACCAAAGTGGATTTAACTGTCGGCGGGAAAGCGGTGGAAGCCTGCCCCAGCCCCGGTACTCGGGGCACTTCGCCGGAAGGTTTGACCGGGACATTGAAGAAGAATGCCAGCGCGACGATTCCTTACTACCTTATCGATTCCGCCGGAAACACTATCGCAATTGTCACCATTGCCCCCAAAGGCAAAGCTTGTCCGCGGTCGTGGATGACCTATGACAAGGAACCGGGAGGTATTACCAATGTATGTGTGGGAAAACAGGATGTTTCCATTCTCGAAGCGGCTGTATCCGAAAAGACTCCGGTTCATTTACACTATATAGTCGATTACATTCCCGGAAAGAAAACCAGCAATCTGATCGGCACCCTTCCCGGTGAAAGCCCCGACCAGATCGTGTACTATGCGCACCTCGACACAACCTACAACGCTCCCGGCGCCAATGATAACACTTCTTCCGTGATCATGCTGCTCATGATCGCACATGCGCTTTCGGGTACCCGTCCTAAAAAGACAGTGAGGATCATGGCCACCACCGGGGAAGAATATGCCTGGCTGGGGGTGAAACACCTGGCACAGACATGGAAAGCCGACGGCACCCTGCAGAAAATAAAATTCATCGCCTGTTTCGACGGGGTAAGCTGGGGCCCGGATATGTCGATCATCACCAAAGATAAAGAACTGATGGATATCCTGCTCGCCATAACGAAAGATCTGCATCTCAAAGGCACGCCGGAATGGAGAAATGGAAGCGATAGCGGCCGTGAAACCCGCCCTCTTCGGGATGCGGGTCTCACCGCCCGCGGACTTGTATGCGATTCGGTGCCGGACAGCGATATGAACGCCATCACCTGGCACCGCCCGGAGGATGTGGCTGCCACGGTAAGATTCGAGCCGGTAGAGATCGCCTTCCAGTTGTTCAAAGAGTTCCTGAACCGGATTCAGAATATGTAA
- a CDS encoding RraA family protein: MVIIIDAETVSPFPPAATVSSFPRSGNKFGMTRVILNSFQDLRSNMSILCKSLLAGTAAVFLWCAVWSSANAQVGVFNKQDLLDYTPLYKGERFADGRPKVPDAILDRMKDVSIEEAWSVLRKYGFNDQFEGNWTINIPSPNLVGRAVTGVFMPLRPDVNDVIKARGEKEKRIGAQNSWIIDTLVKRDVLVVDLFGKIVGGTYAGDNLSNSIKTKTGTGIIIDGACRDLRGINEIADFPVFVRGWDPSFLVDVMLMGINSPIRIGRATVMPGDVVLANAEGVIFIPAHLAEEVVETSELIRYRDDFGHQRLREGKYTPGQIDSRWSEPIERDFDTWLKEKGKKLTPWQIEQLKKTRTW; the protein is encoded by the coding sequence TTGGTAATAATCATAGATGCCGAAACGGTTTCACCGTTCCCGCCTGCGGCAACGGTTTCATCGTTCCCGCGAAGCGGCAACAAGTTCGGCATGACACGTGTCATCCTGAACTCGTTTCAGGATCTAAGGAGCAACATGAGCATACTATGTAAAAGTCTTCTGGCCGGAACCGCCGCCGTTTTTTTATGGTGTGCGGTTTGGAGCAGCGCCAATGCGCAGGTAGGCGTTTTTAACAAACAGGACCTCCTTGATTATACTCCGCTCTACAAGGGAGAGCGTTTCGCCGACGGCCGTCCCAAAGTGCCTGACGCCATCCTTGACCGAATGAAGGATGTCTCCATCGAGGAGGCATGGTCTGTGCTTCGAAAATACGGATTCAACGATCAGTTCGAAGGTAACTGGACAATCAACATTCCCAGCCCCAATCTGGTGGGGAGAGCAGTGACCGGCGTTTTCATGCCCCTCCGGCCCGATGTGAACGATGTCATCAAAGCACGCGGGGAAAAGGAAAAACGGATCGGCGCCCAAAATTCATGGATCATAGACACCCTGGTCAAGCGTGATGTTCTGGTAGTCGACCTGTTCGGCAAGATTGTGGGAGGAACCTACGCAGGTGACAACCTGAGCAATTCCATCAAGACGAAAACCGGAACCGGAATCATCATCGACGGCGCCTGCCGCGACCTGCGCGGCATAAATGAAATCGCGGATTTCCCGGTATTCGTGCGCGGCTGGGACCCTTCGTTCCTGGTGGATGTCATGCTCATGGGAATCAACTCGCCCATACGGATCGGGAGGGCGACGGTCATGCCCGGCGATGTTGTGCTGGCCAACGCCGAGGGAGTGATCTTCATCCCGGCGCACCTTGCGGAAGAGGTTGTGGAAACCTCCGAGCTGATACGGTATAGGGATGATTTCGGCCATCAGAGGCTTCGTGAAGGCAAATACACCCCCGGCCAGATCGACAGCAGATGGTCCGAACCCATCGAGCGGGATTTCGACACCTGGCTGAAAGAAAAAGGGAAAAAGCTCACCCCCTGGCAGATCGAACAGCTCAAAAAAACCCGGACTTGGTGA
- a CDS encoding aminotransferase class V-fold PLP-dependent enzyme, with translation MKEINKGNGFFGLLSRRGFFRGTGLAALAGLAGSRAEAASGTKGLHTTYESIGVRPVINCWGTMTILSGSLMLPEVKAAMDEAGKHYVHMDELMEGAGKRLAELTGAEWGIIASGAAGAITGATAACMAGADPEKMSMLPDTTGMKNEVLIHTSHRVVYDRSVWMTGAKMVEVNSADAMEHAAGDKTAMIFVLGEALDNGRITLEEIVAIGKRHSIPVLVDAAAERPDVPNRYLQGGADLVAYSGGKCLRGPQSAGLLLGRKDLCRAAFLNMSPHHAFGRPMKVDKGEIIGLLTAVDMWVNHRDHKAEFREWERKLNYIGNRAAKIPTVTFTVNQPTRRSNVAPTMDISWDQSRVKITPDEANSQLSEGIPRIYMSLNGKGLSIMSYMMEKGDEIVVARRIAEVLSKAVS, from the coding sequence ATGAAAGAAATCAATAAAGGAAATGGATTTTTCGGCCTTCTTTCCCGCCGGGGATTTTTTCGCGGCACAGGGCTTGCAGCGCTGGCCGGGCTTGCCGGAAGCAGGGCTGAAGCTGCTTCCGGGACGAAAGGGCTACACACCACCTACGAATCCATCGGGGTACGCCCTGTCATCAACTGCTGGGGGACAATGACCATCCTGAGCGGCTCTCTCATGCTCCCCGAAGTAAAAGCGGCCATGGACGAAGCGGGGAAACATTACGTGCACATGGACGAGCTCATGGAAGGCGCAGGCAAACGTCTTGCCGAGCTTACCGGAGCCGAATGGGGCATAATCGCTTCCGGCGCGGCCGGCGCCATCACCGGCGCAACCGCGGCCTGTATGGCCGGCGCCGACCCGGAGAAGATGTCCATGCTTCCCGACACCACAGGGATGAAGAACGAGGTGCTCATCCATACCTCTCACCGTGTTGTATACGACCGCTCGGTGTGGATGACCGGGGCGAAAATGGTCGAAGTGAACTCGGCCGATGCGATGGAACATGCGGCGGGAGACAAAACCGCCATGATCTTCGTCCTCGGCGAGGCGCTGGACAACGGCAGGATCACCCTTGAGGAAATCGTGGCAATCGGAAAGCGTCACAGCATCCCTGTGCTCGTGGACGCCGCCGCCGAGCGCCCGGATGTCCCGAACCGCTACCTGCAGGGAGGCGCAGACCTTGTTGCCTACAGCGGCGGAAAATGTCTGCGCGGACCCCAGAGCGCAGGGCTGCTCCTCGGACGGAAGGACCTCTGCCGGGCCGCGTTTCTCAACATGTCGCCGCACCACGCGTTCGGCCGTCCCATGAAGGTCGATAAGGGGGAGATCATCGGCCTTCTCACCGCAGTCGACATGTGGGTGAACCACCGCGACCACAAAGCCGAGTTCCGTGAGTGGGAGCGCAAGCTGAACTATATCGGAAACCGGGCCGCAAAAATCCCAACGGTAACCTTTACCGTCAACCAGCCTACGCGCCGCTCGAATGTGGCGCCCACCATGGATATCTCATGGGATCAGAGCAGGGTAAAAATTACCCCGGATGAGGCGAACAGTCAGCTCAGCGAGGGAATTCCCCGCATCTATATGTCCCTTAACGGGAAAGGACTCTCCATTATGTCCTACATGATGGAAAAGGGGGACGAAATCGTCGTCGCCCGGCGGATTGCGGAGGTTCTGTCCAAGGCTGTCTCATAG
- a CDS encoding RidA family protein: MIKNCLWLFPLTFLFVSAFPAFAQLPVKKFLTPDGKRPAGLFAPGVMVGNTVYVAGKGDYKPDEEIAGKVRNCLNEVRKTLQTAGLDMNSVVHSFCYLEDPNYYPEFNKVYAEFFPKNPPARTTLGVPQVPGDSRIEITCIAYADPKGVKPVGTPPEGFPFTPGIIAGDMLYISGKGDQLPGGGHPAAFEDQVRQTMRNVQATLKEAGLDFRHTVMMHLFLDSYENYAVAAKVYSEFFKRGDEPALASVFVDWIPGGSHVELTCWAATNLKDRKAVRPPDMKSIPGESALAASPAVWAGNTLYISSLSGFDISTGAVPADIEQQVRGMARNHQDVLTAAGLGFADIVSGHVYLKDINDYAPMNNVYKEFFSAGPGVRTCLMPNSGYEKNDVKVRASFIAAKTKTE, encoded by the coding sequence ATGATTAAAAACTGTCTATGGCTCTTTCCACTTACCTTTCTCTTCGTCTCGGCGTTCCCCGCTTTTGCCCAGCTCCCTGTGAAGAAATTCCTCACACCGGACGGAAAACGCCCTGCCGGTCTTTTCGCGCCGGGCGTTATGGTGGGAAATACCGTGTATGTTGCGGGAAAGGGTGACTACAAACCCGACGAGGAAATCGCAGGCAAGGTCCGAAACTGCCTGAACGAGGTCCGGAAGACGCTCCAGACCGCTGGTCTCGACATGAACAGCGTGGTCCATTCATTCTGTTACCTGGAAGACCCTAATTATTATCCGGAATTCAACAAGGTTTACGCTGAATTCTTCCCCAAAAATCCGCCCGCGCGCACTACGCTGGGAGTGCCCCAGGTTCCCGGCGACTCCCGCATCGAAATCACCTGCATCGCCTATGCCGACCCAAAGGGTGTGAAGCCTGTCGGGACACCGCCTGAAGGATTCCCTTTTACACCTGGCATCATAGCGGGAGACATGCTCTATATCTCCGGCAAGGGCGACCAGCTTCCCGGCGGCGGGCATCCGGCAGCTTTCGAGGATCAGGTCCGCCAGACCATGCGTAATGTGCAGGCTACGCTGAAGGAGGCCGGGCTGGACTTCCGTCACACGGTCATGATGCACCTTTTCCTCGACAGCTATGAAAACTACGCTGTCGCGGCCAAGGTCTACAGCGAATTCTTCAAACGCGGGGATGAGCCGGCGCTCGCTTCTGTGTTCGTGGACTGGATTCCGGGCGGCTCGCATGTCGAGCTTACCTGCTGGGCAGCTACGAACCTCAAAGACCGTAAAGCAGTACGTCCCCCGGATATGAAATCCATTCCCGGAGAAAGCGCACTGGCCGCAAGTCCCGCGGTTTGGGCGGGAAATACTCTCTATATATCCTCTCTTTCGGGATTTGACATCTCCACGGGCGCGGTTCCGGCCGATATCGAACAGCAGGTGCGCGGAATGGCGCGCAACCATCAGGACGTTCTTACCGCCGCCGGGCTTGGATTCGCAGACATCGTTTCCGGCCATGTCTACCTCAAAGATATCAACGACTATGCTCCCATGAACAATGTGTACAAGGAATTTTTCTCCGCAGGCCCCGGAGTCCGCACCTGTCTCATGCCAAACTCAGGGTATGAAAAGAACGATGTGAAGGTACGGGCATCGTTCATCGCGGCAAAGACGAAAACGGAATAA
- a CDS encoding PIG-L family deacetylase produces MSRSDIGEIVVEKDAEGTPHKGKVFAAIHAHLDDIPYYCAGTCAKLIGEGYTGYIIRTTNDERCGPGTTNRNIKSNEEEHFKMAKVVGFSDVYDLYYRNHDMNSISTLEFRSRLVFIFRMLKVDTVVTFNPWGHGEENPDHWVTGRVAEEACWMSGMGNDYPEHREAGIQPHSVLERYYFVGRPGQPYNRVVDIGSYVEKKIDSIAECRSQGGGNSGSLLRASLAKQGKKLPILGNDDRTADRDYIRHFMLGDEERNGKEHGLKYAECFYYINQRRPEGKTEVEKYIEKNSVKI; encoded by the coding sequence ATGAGCAGATCCGATATCGGGGAAATCGTGGTGGAAAAGGACGCCGAAGGGACGCCCCACAAAGGAAAGGTTTTCGCGGCCATTCACGCCCATCTGGACGATATCCCCTACTACTGCGCCGGGACCTGCGCCAAGCTCATCGGTGAAGGATATACCGGCTACATCATCCGCACCACGAACGATGAGCGCTGCGGCCCCGGCACCACGAACCGTAATATCAAGAGCAATGAGGAGGAGCATTTCAAGATGGCGAAGGTTGTCGGCTTCTCCGATGTGTACGACCTCTACTATCGCAACCACGATATGAACTCCATCTCCACGCTGGAATTCCGTTCACGGCTGGTGTTCATCTTTCGGATGCTGAAAGTGGATACGGTTGTCACTTTCAATCCGTGGGGGCACGGCGAGGAGAATCCAGATCACTGGGTGACCGGACGGGTGGCGGAAGAAGCCTGCTGGATGTCCGGTATGGGTAATGACTACCCGGAGCACCGCGAGGCGGGTATCCAGCCCCACAGCGTCCTGGAGCGCTACTACTTCGTGGGCCGTCCCGGCCAGCCCTATAACCGTGTAGTGGACATCGGCTCGTACGTGGAGAAAAAAATCGACTCCATTGCAGAGTGCCGCTCCCAGGGAGGCGGGAATTCCGGCTCTCTCCTCCGTGCGAGCCTTGCGAAACAGGGGAAAAAGCTCCCCATTCTCGGCAATGACGACCGTACCGCAGACCGTGATTACATCCGCCATTTCATGCTCGGCGACGAGGAGCGCAACGGCAAGGAGCACGGATTGAAGTACGCCGAATGCTTCTACTATATCAATCAGCGCCGCCCGGAGGGTAAAACCGAGGTGGAAAAGTACATCGAGAAAAATTCCGTAAAGATATAA
- a CDS encoding PIG-L family deacetylase: MERRTFLGRTLAGGALVGGAAGMSGAPPAYASQSIRMIFTDDLVVERDIPGRPHDGKVLAAIQPHADDIPIFAAGTVAKLISEGYTGYLINTTNDDHAGPGTVGDTVVGNEDDVLEVAKALGLKKVFNLGYRNHRMEDIDIIEMKARLIFLFRVLKVDTVIGYDPWGLYEENPDHYITAQAVEAACWMAGGGKDYPEHFKAGIKPRSVREKYYHARGPQLVNRIVDISSHVDEMVRSNTANKSQGPAGRAGVKLRDRLAKEGKKLPVLGDSDDTANFQYVKQFLLEDERALGKKYGVEYAEAFHYIGPGASYAPTMDDYIKKNAVPLK, translated from the coding sequence ATGGAAAGGCGCACGTTCCTGGGAAGGACGCTTGCTGGAGGCGCGCTCGTGGGCGGCGCGGCGGGCATGTCCGGCGCACCGCCCGCGTATGCCTCACAGTCGATCCGCATGATTTTCACCGATGACCTCGTTGTGGAGCGTGACATCCCGGGCCGTCCGCACGATGGCAAGGTTCTCGCCGCCATACAGCCTCACGCAGATGACATCCCCATTTTCGCTGCCGGGACGGTAGCCAAGCTCATCAGCGAGGGCTACACCGGCTACCTCATCAACACCACGAACGACGACCACGCTGGGCCGGGAACAGTGGGCGACACGGTGGTAGGGAACGAGGATGATGTTCTCGAGGTTGCAAAAGCGCTCGGCCTTAAGAAAGTTTTTAACCTCGGTTACCGTAACCACCGCATGGAGGATATCGACATCATCGAGATGAAAGCCCGGCTTATCTTTCTGTTCCGGGTGCTGAAAGTGGATACGGTCATCGGATATGACCCGTGGGGCCTTTACGAAGAGAACCCGGATCACTACATCACCGCACAGGCAGTGGAGGCGGCCTGCTGGATGGCGGGCGGCGGCAAGGATTACCCCGAACACTTCAAAGCTGGCATCAAGCCCCGCAGCGTCCGTGAAAAGTATTACCATGCCCGCGGGCCACAGCTTGTCAACCGCATTGTGGACATCAGCTCCCATGTGGACGAAATGGTACGATCGAATACGGCCAACAAGTCCCAGGGCCCCGCCGGCAGAGCGGGAGTAAAGCTCCGCGACCGCCTGGCTAAGGAGGGGAAGAAACTCCCTGTGCTGGGAGACAGCGACGATACCGCCAATTTCCAATATGTGAAGCAGTTCCTCCTTGAGGATGAAAGGGCGCTCGGCAAGAAATACGGCGTCGAATATGCCGAAGCGTTCCATTACATCGGCCCGGGGGCGAGCTACGCTCCGACCATGGACGATTACATTAAAAAGAACGCTGTGCCGCTGAAATAA